One window of Tachysurus vachellii isolate PV-2020 chromosome 21, HZAU_Pvac_v1, whole genome shotgun sequence genomic DNA carries:
- the aste1b gene encoding protein asteroid homolog 1: MGVYGLTSYVEGNRQFFTELKLRNTHLVIDGCSLYFRLYFTTGLDQKRGGDYDAFANLVRRFFAALFSCNVSPYVVLDGGMDETDKKFKTLRERAQSKIHDAHNLSRGSHGSVLPLLTREVFRQVICELGVPLVQCISEADSEIASLAHQWRCPVLTNDSDFYIFDLCGGYLPMTFFEWENVCNKASEPYIPARRFTINRFCSHFNHMNKQLLPLFAVIAGNDYTHAKTTEMFFSRVELPTVPRRRGSQSNARIEGFLLWLSVFANPVSALEEVLEILGGKQKGNLRKQITAGIQDYQLPSISGLAQFFANHQLQTYELQKLPAALMSQPEWFLKQTMSGRMPPLALDILVHKRAILIAQVENSRLPSSHEASLKIRKTIYGLLLLRNVMQGNAGCGQRGRGRGGMKKAALTDYSQSLSALYVVEEYDRLELSLRKTTVEAQLPLQLPQLSLNTLEQVAISVRRRVLLGTLGVMEQVLQHVEPHLHLPLCVTYFWVHSSKPKPSHSLLQCMLLGLVYGELCRNRSKFGDPIHAAVAVVCQRLDQLRMNPNQRSGVDLGVAHSLSQWQSCMWAGICLNQLMCFPVPEPHCAWLFSGTLLHGLEAVLRRGQQAESLLAAAPVALQLYSTLFGVIQGFEFHPHHQSAQHTAPYPATAGPSRQRGRGGRQRGAGGRGRHSRRRGGGAAAADLNNRFGMLTCEDESDEE; the protein is encoded by the exons ATGGGGGTGTACGGCCTGACGAGTTATGTTGAAGGAAATCGGCAGTTCTTCACAGAGCTAAAGCTGAGGAACACCCATCTTGTGATTGATGGCTGCAGCCTGTATTTCCGTCTGTACTTTACCACTGGCTTGGAccagaagagaggaggagactACGATGCTTTTGCTAATTTGGTTCGTCGTTTTTTTGCCGCTCTGTTTTCATGCAACGTGAGTCCATATGTGGTTTTAGACGGTGGAATGGACGAGACCGATAAGAAGTTCAAAACTCTGCGTGAGCGAGCTCAGAGTAAAATACACGATGCCCATAACCTGTCCCGAGGGTCTCATGGCAGCGTTCTCCCCCTGCTTACACGTGAAGTCTTCAGACAGGTCATCTGTGAGCTTGGTGTACCATTGGTGCAGTGTATCTCTGAAGCTGACTCTGAGATCGCCTCCCTAGCACATCAGTGGCGATGTCCAGTCCTGACCAACGACAGTGACTTTTACATCTTTGATTTGTGTGGTGGGTATCTGCCAATGACTTTCTTTGAGTGGGAAAATGTTTGCAATAAGGCTTCAGAGCCTTACATTCCTGCACGTCGATTCACTATTAACCGCTTTTGCTCACACTTCAACCACAtgaacaagcagctgctgccgtTGTTTGCTGTCATCGCTGGTAATGactacacacatgcaaaaaccACAGAGATGTTCTTCAGCCGGGTGGAATTACCAACAGTACCAAGACGGAGGGGAAGTCAATCTAATGCTCGGATTGAAGGCTTTTTGCTCTGGCTGTCAGTGTTTGCCAACCCTGTGTCTGCACTGGAGGAAGTGTTGGAGATCCTGGGAGGCAAGCAGAAAGGCAACCTCCGGAAACAAATCACAGCAGGAATCCAGGATTATCAGCTTCCATCTATCAGCGGTCTGGCCCAGTTCTTTGCAAACCATCAACTACAAACATATGAGCTGCAGAAGCTTCCGGCAGCATTGATGTCACAGCCAGAGTGGTTCTTGAAGCAGACCATGTCAGGCAGAATGCCCCCTCTGGCGCTGGATATTCTGGTGCATAAGAGAGCCATTTTGATAGCTCAGGTAGAGAATAGTCGTCTGCCTAGTAGCCACGAAGCCTCACTGAAAATTCGCAAGACGATCTATGGCCTTCTCCTTCTCAGGAATGTGATGCAGGGTAATGCTGGTTGTGGACAGAGGGGTAGAGGACGGGGTGGCATGAAGAAGGCAGCTTTGACTGATTATTCTCAAAGTTTAAGTGCCTTGTATGTTGTGGAGGAGTATGACAGGCTTGAGCTCAGTCTAAGGAAAACCACAGTGGAGGCTCAGCTACCTTTACAGCTTCCACAGCTGAGCCTGAACACTTTAGAGCAG GTGGCCATATCTGTGAGACGCAGGGTGTTGTTAGGAACTCTGGGAGTGATGGAGCAGGTGCTGCAGCATGTTGAACCACATCTCCacctgcctctgtgtgtgacgTATTTTTGGGTCCATTCCTCCAAACCAAAGCCCAGCCATTCACTGCTCCAGTGTATGCTTCTAGGGCTAGTGTATGGCGAACTCTGCAGAAACAGGTCCAAGTTTGGGG ATCCAATACATGCTGCTGTTGCTGTGGTCTGCCAGAGATTAGACCAACTGAGAATGAACCCCAATCAAAGGAGTGGTGTAGACTTGGGCGTGGCTCATTCTCTCAGCCAATGGCAGTCTTGTATGTGGGCTGGGATATGCCTGAACCAGCTGATGTGTTTTCCAGTCCCTGAGCCTCACTGTGCCTG gctgtTCAGTGGTACTTTGCTGCACGGTTTAGAGGCTGTACTGAGAAGAGGTCAGCAGGCTGAGTCCCTGTTAGCAGCTGCTCCTGTTGCTTTGCAGCTTTACTCCACCCTGTTTGGGGTCATACAGGGGTTTGAGTTCCACCCCCACCACCAGTCTGCCCAGCACACTGCACCATATCCAGCAACAGCAGGACCCAGCAGGCAGAGAGGGCGGGGCGGAAGGCAGCGAGGCGCTGGTGGTCGAGGGAGGCACAGCAGACGCCGAGGGGGTggggctgctgctgctgatttgAATAACAGGTTTGGGATGCTCACCTGTGAGGATGAGTCAGATGAAGAATGA
- the LOC132837623 gene encoding KAT8 regulatory NSL complex subunit 1 — protein sequence MYYYCKRATMSTSTAWSGAEGPQSCCGGGGGGGGGGGGGGGLVNGNGGVEISEARAIGEWESATCDSADVTRSTSTDTRDREDGAARRLSLRCSAAPGGGEDPGGINIDGADGGVWCPRCTGETRTAAAAKQRGECKTMARESRSWEAAVNKRRGCSYSGDSKRACFSGTNTAEKAALHRGRTELQTGTGLSGEALAGNRQSRDETFKQRQRGDPSQDAGEPRGLSFTCETEGGGGVINGQRRGCRTAKGHVRLCRVRSFLASGFDANGTPVAQVSDHGHFNHRTQQKAQVSMPSSPGARSDVSDSGARSPPVNGRTGAGVAGDAAGPWLRQIEAAQVEARKLQVQLGERTDMLWRRLHAVQVEQVERHVTQQLGDLRRSAVSPNSSEISRLARRCCDALRTVEGALDSDHTASSSGGGSDSEEEEEEEEEEEGRRGRHVSPSRGKSVCVSREWQWMQERAWLGSRWVWLQAQVSELEYGIRALTELYTHLRQGKVSHLRAGHSVPETPLRAPRPFPTLLDCRFRKKLTEDSAPSPPTPHSSASSAARVRPLLRPCRHRLIRLEACPALGSKAVTLPCCCEPPAVCVLCGPPHPPAQEKSRWTCPNGLDQHIHPVLSMPSDFPVVVRGVVPPLAGLQPHTAVRWMERRGQGHQKGGRVRRRLMCPRPPSTLPPLFHTSGGSTCRSQRAVVSPGLLPQHVTDFSNLPGVPAATDTPTQQMRRRRGESSFDIDNLVMPVGLAGLGARVQKLQYKEIITPSWRELDSVWEAPEKHAGSEGQRVYHSVSPQQPNGEGPEHYTEVEDLSDAVFLKRHAIWESRERSRWGSWARRRHRGRSSSSCGDGKSCRGSDQTPCSPEPRQGKSSPCRPSCSAADELFYQMEDEHQSVQSWDRRSFPLLEEELLWLQDDEEAELEEDACTASGRSQSTDSGISVGSLELSPRTPQPHQLHSEGHKPATSTQDSDSALPS from the exons ATGTATTACTACTGCAAACGGGCTACAATGAGCACGAGCACAGCCTGGTCCGGGGCGGAGGGTCCGCAGAGCTGCTgcggtggaggaggaggaggaggaggaggaggaggaggaggaggagggctCGTGAACGGAAACGGCGGCGTAGAGATCAGCGAGGCCCGTGCGATCGGCGAGTGGGAGAGCGCCACCTGTGATTCCGCCGACGTGACACGGAGCACGAGCACAGACACGCGGGACCGAGAGGACGGTGCGGCGCGCAGACTGTCCCTCCGCTGTAGCGCTGCGCCGGGAGGAGGTGAGGATCCCGGTGGCATTAATATTGATGGAGCGGACGGAGGAGTGTGGTGTCCGCGCTGTACCGGGGAAACCAGGACGGCGGCGGCGGCGAAGCAGAGAGGCGAGTGTAAAACCATGGCGCGAGAGTCTCGGAGCTGGGAGGCGGCAGTCAACAAGCGCCGGGGATGCAGTTACAGCGGGGACTCGAAGAGGGCGTGTTTCTCCGGGACGAACACGGCGGAGAAGGCGGCGCTACACCGGGGCCGCACGGAGCTTCAGACCGGGACCGGTTTAAGCGGCGAGGCTCTTGCTGGAAATAGACAGAGCCGCGACGAAACGTTTAAACAGAGACAACGGGGAGATCCTTCCCAAGACGCAGGTGAACCTAGAGGTTTGAGTTTCACGTGCGAAACGGAAGGTGGTGGCGGTGTTATTAACGGACAGCGGCGCGGCTGCAGGACGGCCAAAGGGCACGTGAGGCTGTGTCGCGTGCGCTCCTTCCTAGCTTCTGGGTTTGATGCAAACGGTACCCCGGTAGCTCAGGTCTCAGACCACGGTCACTTCAATCATCGGACACAGCAAAAAGCCCAGGTCAGCATGCCATCGTCCCCCGGTGCACGTTCGGATGTATCCGACTCCGGTGCCAGGAGCCCACCAGTGAATGGCCGTACGGGCGCGGGGGTTGCCGGTGACGCAGCTGGACCGTGGTTAAGGCAGATAGAGGCGGCCCAAGTGGAGGCCAGGAAACTGCAGGTGCAGCTCGGAGAGAGAACGGACATGTTATGGCGCCGCCTCCATGCAGTACAGGTGGAGCAGGTGGAGCGACACGTGACGCAGCAGTTGGGGGATCTGCGCAGATCCGCCGTGTCCCCGAATTCATCCGAAATCAGCCGCTTAGCGCGCAGGTGCTGTGACGCCCTTCGCACAGTTGAGGGCGCCCTGGACTCTGATCACACAGCCAGCAGCTCCGGTGGAGGCAGTGAcagtgaggaagaagaggaggaggaggaggaggaggaggggagaAGAGGACGACATGTTTCACCATCCCGAGGGAAATCAGT GTGTGTGAGCAGAGAATGGCAGTGGATGCAGGAAAGGGCATGGCTGGGAAGCCGGTGGGTGTGGCTCCAGGCTCAGGTGTCGGAGCTGGAGTATGGGATCCGTGCACTCACTgagctctacacacacctcagacAGGGAAAG gtttCACACTTGAGGGCTGGTCATTCTGTACCTGAAACACCCCTCCGAGCTCCCAGACCCTTTCCTACCCTTCTGGACTGCAGGTTCAG GAAGAAGCTAACGGAAGACTCCGCCCCCTCGCCACCAACACCACACAGTTCTGCTTCATCTGCTGCTCGGGTTCGTCCGTTACTGCGACCGTGCCGTCACAGGCTTATCCGTTTGGAGGCTTGTCCTGCACTTGGATCAAAG gCCGTGACCTTACCCTGCTGTTGCGAgcctcctgctgtgtgtgtgttgtgtggtccTCCTCACCCACCAGCCCAGGAGAAGTCCAGGTGGACATGTCCCAATGGGCTGGATCAGCATATTCACCCTGTTCTCTCAATGCCTTCAG ACTTTCCTGTTGTGGTGCGTGGTGTGGTGCCCCCGCTGGCCGGGCTCCAGCCCCACACCGCTGTCAGGTGGATGGAAAGGCGGGGTCAGGGACACCAGAAAGGTGGGCGAGTGAGGAGGAGGCTAATGTGTCCCCGCCCACCAAGCACACTGCCTCCACTCTTCCACACATCCG GTGGTTCTACTTGCAGGAGTCAGAGGGCCGTGGTCAGTCCTGGCCTCCTTCCTCAGCATGTCACAGATTTTTCCAATCTCCCTGGTGTCCCTGCAGCGACAGACACACCTACACAG cagatgaggaggaggagaggagagagttcATTCGACATTGATAACCTGGTGATGCCTGTGGGCCTGGCTGGACTGGGAGCACGAGTGCAGAAACTGCAGTACAAAGAGATCATCACTCCCAG cTGGAGAGAGCTGGACTCTGTCTGGGAAGCACCAGAGAAGCATGCTGGCTCAGAAGGTCAGCGTGTGTACCACTCCGTCTCGCCACAGCAGCCCAATGGAGAAGGACCAGAACATTACACTGAG GTGGAGGATCTGTCTGACGCTGTTTTTCTGAAGAGGCATGCCATATgggagagcagagagaggagtCGCTGGGGGAGCTGGGCCCGTAGACGCCACCGGGGCAG gtcctcctcctcctgtggGGATGGGAAGAGCTGCAGGGGTTCAGATCAGACGCCGTGCTCTCCAGAGCCCAGGCAGGGAAAGAGCTCACCATGTCGCCCCTCCTGCTCTGCAGCAGACGAGCTTTTTTACCAGATGGAGGATGAACACCAG TCCGTACAGTCATGGGATCGCAGGTCGTTTCCCCTGCTGGAGGAGGAGCTCCTGTGGCTGCAGGATGATGAGGAGGCGGAGCTTGAGGAAGACGCCTGCACCGCGAGTGGCCGCAGCCAGAGCACAGACTCTGGCATCTCGGTGGGCAGCTTGGAGCTCTCACCAAGGACACCTCAACCACATCAGCTACACTCAGAAGGCCACAAACCAGCCACCTCAACTCAGGATTCAGACTCCGCCCTCCCTTCCTAA